CAGCTTCGTCGCAGCCAGTGCGTCATGCTTTCGGCGAGGCGACGTATGTATGCATctacgtatgtgtgtgtgtgtacgcatGCCCACTTCATTCGGCTGCACCTCTTTatctgcctcctcctcccccttccccctttctctttgCGCCTGCCAGCGATGCTCCCGTGTGTACGTGGGTGAGGGTGCGCATGACGGCACCGATGGCAACCAAGCCCCCCTACCCTTCCACACCCCGCACGAGCTGAGGATTGCCCACCGTCAGAGGTccaccactgctgcactcctctccttttctcaCTCTCATCTTATCGAGCTGATATCACAACACTTCGCCACATACATCGAGCGCacagggacacacacacacacacacatgcacaccaccgccgctgccacccctCTCTGTCCATCTCTTGGCGCTTATCTTTCCTTTTCTGGCGGATCCTTTAGCAACACCATCATCACACAACGGCACTGACGGCGTACAGGGTGCGGCGTGCAGCcattccctctctcttccactTGACGTCTTAGTCGCCCACTAAGCACGCCACCTGCTTCTCCCCCTGCTCGACTGGGTGCTGTGCTCCATCTCGAGTGCCTGGGCTACTCTTCCCACCCTATCTACATATCTGGCAATTGTGCTTGTGTGTACGCCCTGTGCGCTCTCTGCCAGCCAACTATGCGCTTCTCCCGTGTTTCGGTGCCGGGCATCAAGCGTGTCATCACCATCTGCAGCGCCAAGGGCGGTGTTGGCAAGTCCACCACCTCAGTCAATGTCGCTCTTGCGCTGAAGAACATGGGACACAGCGTCGGCCTCGTCGACGCAGACATAACAGGGCCGTCCATCCCTACGATGATGGGGGTGGAAAGCTCCCAGGTCGAGACGTACCgcgtcgccggcagcgatCGTTTCGGTCCTCCCATGAACTTCGGCGTGAGGGTGATGAGCATGGGGCTCATTGTCCCGTATGACGAGGCCATCGCCGTGCGCGGGCCGATGGTGAACAAGTACATCCGCGCCCTGCTCTTCCAAACGGATTGGGAGGAATTAGACTACCTCCTCATCGACATGCCACCCGGCACCAACGATGTGCATCTCACGATCACGCAGGAGGTCATGCTCTCTGGCGCCGTGATTGTCTCGACGCCGCAGAAGGTGGCACTCATCGATGTGCGGCGCGGCATCGACATGTTCGCGGCCGTCAACGCGCCGGTGCTGGGGCTTGTGGAGAACATGAGCTACTTTAAGTGCGATAGCTGTGACAAGCGGCATTACATCttcggccgcggcggcgtggcacgcgcggcggaggagctgggAGTGCCGTTTCTGGGTGAAATCCCGTTCGTGAGCCGCATTATGCAGGACACCGACGAGGGCGTACCCCCAGCACTGCGCGGAGACGCGACGttggaggcggcgaagccGTACTACGAGCTTGCCGAGCGCATCCACGCGGCGTtgggcgagagcgagaggaacAAGgctggcgacggcagcgggaAGGATGACCGTCAACGCGCTCCTGCCCCCGAGCCGACTATCGTATTCGAGTGAAAGACGTGCAGTGCGACGGAGCAGGAACCAAAACAGCGAAAAAGGCGACGCCGAGTTTTGCACAGAAGAGGCCACTCTGTTGGTTGGCTgcactcctccccctccccgcttaTCATCGGCACGCTGGGGCTTATCCTTGTGTGAATGAGGAGGGTGCGagccggtgtgtgtgtgtgaggtgtggggtgtggggtgggagagaaggggaacGCTGACCATCGTGTCATggggctctctctcttctccttcctccctcttcttctctcACCCTCTGTGGCGATGATGACTCttccgtctccctctctgcatctctctcccacctctcctgcctcctctccttgctGCCCTGCCTCATCGCGTCCCAgttcgcttctctctctttcatTGCCTCCGctgtgcccccctccccccctcatCACGCTCGAGCCACGCCCAGCGAGGAGTCCTTATCTTCATCGCCATCATCCGCGTCTGCCTGGGCGAGAGACAGGGAGACGGCATCgttctgcctctctcccttcttttGCAATCCTAGTCTgcgcgctgccaccgctccctactcgccctcgtcgtgcccttctctctcctctccgtgtGCCTTGCCTGTGGACGTgtgtgcagcgcctcctcttccctcatttatccccttccccctcccccttccacacacacatacgcaccccaccccccgccccgTTTCTGCGTTATTCTGGACGAGGCGCCCATCGACCTTGACACGCCTGTTGCAgtcagagagggaggcgcgcACCGCCTGTCTTTGCGATGACCCATCACAGCAAATCGGTGAGGGCGGCGTCGGCTGGCGTGGTGCTGACGATGATTGTGATGGCGGCACTCTGCTGCACGTCAGCGGTGTGCATCCCTGCCATCGCGCACACGAGCTTCGAAAACGGACGCCGATTTGCGGCGATTCCGGCGATGGCTGCGGTGGTGAAGCCGATCTGGAGTGTGCCGCCGGACTCAGCTGCGGGCACAGGTAGCCCGTCGCACGTGATGGTGAGCGCGTCCCCCAAGTACGAGTTGCCCAATCAGGCGTATCCTCTCAACAAGGCTTCGCAAATGAAGCTCACgccggcgttggcggcggAACGTGTGCACGAGGACGCAGAACACGTTcgtgcctcctcgtccggcGTCGTTGCTATGGGTACTGCTGCGATCCCTCCGGCTGGTCAGCTGCACATGATGCCAACAACCTTGTCCGGGCAGCTCCTGTGCAGCCCTCTCGCAAATGGAGAGGCAGCGCCTTTGCTGGAGCAGCTCAGCAAGGCATCGAGCTCGTCGCCGAGTCACCAGCGCAAACAGCTGGTGTCGCCGTCGTATAGGGCGGCCGGGCAActcgcagcgcagcaggacGACCAAACGACCGCAGTGGAGGTGGCACCTGCGACAGTGACGGCAAACGTCAGCTCCTCCGGCTCCTCTGAGGGGTTGTCGAGCGGAGAGGACAACCACGGTGTCATCCTTTCCAGCGGCGTAATCACCTCCTTCACCGTTTCTTTCATCTTCGCCGGCTTGCTACTGATCATGGTGTTGGCAGAGGTTTGCGCAATGGTCAGTGCGTTCATGGAGCGTCGCCGGATGCGTGCGGCCCAAG
Above is a window of Leishmania mexicana MHOM/GT/2001/U1103 complete genome, chromosome 28 DNA encoding:
- a CDS encoding MRP protein-like protein translates to MRFSRVSVPGIKRVITICSAKGGVGKSTTSVNVALALKNMGHSVGLVDADITGPSIPTMMGVESSQVETYRVAGSDRFGPPMNFGVRVMSMGLIVPYDEAIAVRGPMVNKYIRALLFQTDWEELDYLLIDMPPGTNDVHLTITQEVMLSGAVIVSTPQKVALIDVRRGIDMFAAVNAPVLGLVENMSYFKCDSCDKRHYIFGRGGVARAAEELGVPFLGEIPFVSRIMQDTDEGVPPALRGDATLEAAKPYYELAERIHAALGESERNKAGDGSGKDDRQRAPAPEPTIVFE